In a single window of the Mesoplodon densirostris isolate mMesDen1 chromosome 16, mMesDen1 primary haplotype, whole genome shotgun sequence genome:
- the PPDPF gene encoding pancreatic progenitor cell differentiation and proliferation factor: MAAIPSSGSLVATHDYYRRRLGSTSSNSSCGSAEYPGEGIPRHPGLPRADPGHWWASFFFGKSTLPFMATVLESPEHSEPAQASTGMITCDLAREAVGKQQPGGQPGQTNYRPPS; encoded by the exons ATGGCAGCCATCCCCTCCAGCGGCTCGCTCGTGGCCACCCACGACTACTACCGGC GCCGCCTGGGCTCCACTTCCAGTAACAGCTCCTGCGGAAGTGCCGAGTACCCTGGGGAAGGCATCCCCCGCCACCCCG GTCTCCCCAGAGCTGACCCGGGACACTGGTGGGCTAGCTTCTTTTTCGGGAAGTCCACTCTCCCATTCATGGCCACAGTGTTGGAGTCCCCAGAGCA CTCAGAACCAGCCCAGGCCTCCACCGGCATGATCACCTGTGACCTGGCTCGGGAAGCCGTGGGGAAGCAGCAGCCTGGCGGCCAGCCTGGCCAAACCAACTACAGGCCCCCGTCCTGA